One window from the genome of Saccharicrinis carchari encodes:
- a CDS encoding four helix bundle protein has protein sequence MERKNEILELSFELALEIIEYSELLESNRKYVIARQLLKSGTSIGANIREAQSSESRADFIHKLKIAHKEAEETDYWLLLCEKALSYPSPSVQMKANLLSIQKLLSKIISSSKLK, from the coding sequence ATGGAACGTAAAAATGAGATTTTGGAGTTAAGCTTTGAGTTGGCTCTGGAGATTATTGAATATTCTGAATTGTTAGAAAGTAATCGGAAATACGTAATTGCACGTCAACTTTTAAAATCCGGAACAAGCATTGGAGCAAATATAAGGGAAGCACAAAGCAGTGAAAGCAGGGCTGATTTTATTCATAAACTTAAAATAGCCCATAAAGAAGCCGAGGAAACCGATTACTGGCTGTTGCTTTGTGAGAAAGCACTTTCCTACCCGTCACCGTCCGTTCAAATGAAGGCCAACTTGCTTTCCATTCAAAAACTATTGAGTAAAATAATTTCATCGTCTAAACTGAAGTAA
- a CDS encoding efflux RND transporter periplasmic adaptor subunit has product MKIKVNTQTIIIVAISLFFGVLMGYLITKSPNQKNSTSPNQKIAESENQIWTCSMHPQIRQNEPGDCPICGMDLIPLESEEDSEIDPMAISMSSTAMQLASISTAMVESMNPVKIVRLNGKVQSDERMVYSQSSHIPGRIEKLLVNFTGDYVNQGQVIASIYSPELVTAQEELFEAQKIAETQPQLFNAAKEKLKNWKLADQQIEQILQSGTARETFDVQADVSGYVTKKMVNPGDYVRRGEAIYEIADLSKVWLLFDIYESDMSWINKGDKVEFTVASLPGEMFTGTISYLDPVIDPKTRVAKARIEVANRGLKLKPEMFASGRVEANLPNQTNAIVVPKTAVMWTGERSVVYVKSQTDKGINFMMRDVNLGPALGDSFVIESGLQGGEEIAVNGTFSIDAAAQLAGKPSMMTPATAGHTHGDEAMSHKEMDKEPQSFEVSADFKTQLTQVYNKYLVMKDAFIESEPHPVMTAAGELSAALQNVDMALLKGDAHIAWMEYLDVIEKTTDKISKLMDIEKQREEFAQFNLAFYKALKSFGLSNTTTYYQYCPMAEKDKGAYWFSATEDIRNPYFGDAMLRCGENRETIE; this is encoded by the coding sequence ATGAAAATAAAAGTAAATACACAAACAATAATAATTGTTGCTATTAGCCTCTTTTTTGGTGTGTTAATGGGCTACCTAATCACCAAATCACCGAATCAGAAAAATAGCACATCACCGAATCAGAAAATCGCCGAATCAGAAAATCAAATATGGACCTGCTCCATGCATCCGCAAATCCGACAAAATGAGCCCGGTGATTGCCCCATCTGCGGCATGGACTTAATTCCGTTGGAAAGTGAAGAAGACAGCGAAATTGATCCTATGGCCATCAGTATGTCGTCCACAGCCATGCAACTGGCCAGTATAAGTACAGCCATGGTGGAATCCATGAATCCCGTAAAAATAGTGCGCCTAAATGGCAAGGTACAATCCGACGAGCGTATGGTTTATTCACAATCCTCGCACATACCCGGGAGGATTGAAAAACTATTGGTAAATTTTACCGGCGACTATGTAAATCAAGGCCAGGTGATCGCATCGATTTATTCGCCCGAATTGGTAACTGCGCAGGAGGAACTTTTTGAAGCGCAGAAAATAGCGGAAACACAACCACAGCTTTTCAATGCAGCCAAAGAAAAGTTAAAAAACTGGAAGTTAGCCGACCAGCAAATTGAACAAATATTGCAATCGGGAACTGCCAGGGAAACCTTTGATGTACAGGCAGATGTTTCGGGTTATGTAACCAAAAAAATGGTAAACCCCGGCGATTATGTCCGAAGGGGTGAAGCCATTTATGAAATTGCGGACCTTTCAAAGGTATGGTTGCTTTTTGATATCTATGAATCGGATATGTCCTGGATTAATAAAGGCGATAAGGTTGAATTTACTGTAGCTTCTCTTCCCGGGGAAATGTTTACCGGCACAATCTCTTATCTCGATCCGGTTATCGATCCCAAGACGCGGGTGGCAAAAGCCCGGATAGAAGTCGCTAACCGCGGGTTAAAACTAAAGCCCGAAATGTTTGCATCGGGTAGGGTGGAAGCAAACCTACCCAATCAGACCAATGCTATTGTTGTTCCAAAAACAGCTGTCATGTGGACAGGGGAACGCTCGGTGGTTTACGTCAAATCACAGACAGATAAAGGTATAAATTTTATGATGCGCGACGTGAATTTGGGACCCGCATTGGGCGACAGCTTTGTAATAGAAAGTGGTTTACAGGGAGGTGAAGAAATAGCGGTCAACGGAACTTTTAGTATCGATGCAGCCGCACAATTGGCCGGAAAACCAAGCATGATGACTCCGGCAACAGCCGGACACACTCACGGTGATGAAGCGATGTCGCATAAGGAGATGGACAAAGAACCGCAAAGTTTTGAGGTTAGCGCCGACTTCAAAACGCAATTGACCCAGGTGTATAACAAGTACCTGGTTATGAAAGATGCCTTTATTGAGTCCGAGCCACATCCGGTGATGACTGCCGCCGGCGAGCTTTCCGCTGCTTTGCAAAACGTTGACATGGCCTTGTTAAAAGGCGATGCCCATATCGCCTGGATGGAGTATCTGGATGTAATAGAGAAAACAACGGACAAGATTAGCAAATTAATGGACATTGAAAAGCAGCGGGAGGAATTTGCCCAATTTAATCTCGCGTTCTACAAGGCCCTTAAATCTTTTGGACTGAGCAATACCACAACCTATTACCAGTATTGCCCCATGGCCGAAAAAGATAAGGGAGCCTATTGGTTCAGTGCAACAGAAGATATCAGAAACCCCTATTTTGGTGATGCCATGTTACGTTGCGGCGAAAACAGGGAGACGATTGAGTAG
- a CDS encoding TolC family protein — translation MKNNTDIKETNSEVGCQKLELENKWLDKKNNNPIANPYYSFFFSLSSNLSFLTSNFYLLISIIWILASTVATAPVVAQNLNDYLQTATENNPGLQAKYKEFEAAMQKVPQASSLPDPTFSFGYLVPKMGSQRAELSINQMFPWFGTLGAQADAASLTAEAKYQSFLDARNQLYFQVSAAFYPLFELKRWQQIERDNIEILEAYKSIANTKFKNGMAPMVDVLRVDIMLKDAATNLEILKQKEKPLLTTFNKLLNRNENAAVEITDSLEIEFVVNKDRKESLLAENPLLEALELKEQASRASEIAAQKQGLPKLGLGLGYMVMDKNSGGDMTNNGKDVLMPMVSVSIPIFRKKYRAAKKEAQLMQGSYSLQKEETSNMLISNYEATWFELQSQHHLIELYDQQTRVSEQALNLLFSAYGNSGKEFEEVLRMQQQLLKYEKMRATAQVQYQIALAKLKYITVK, via the coding sequence ATGAAAAATAATACAGACATAAAAGAAACGAATTCGGAAGTTGGATGCCAGAAGTTAGAGCTTGAAAATAAGTGGTTAGATAAAAAGAATAATAATCCTATTGCCAATCCTTATTATTCTTTCTTCTTTTCTCTATCCTCTAATCTCAGTTTTCTAACTTCTAACTTCTATCTTCTAATTTCTATCATCTGGATATTGGCTTCAACGGTAGCAACGGCACCTGTGGTTGCCCAGAATCTTAATGACTATCTTCAAACTGCCACCGAAAACAATCCTGGACTACAAGCCAAATACAAAGAGTTTGAAGCGGCCATGCAAAAAGTACCGCAGGCGTCTTCCCTTCCCGATCCCACTTTTTCGTTCGGGTATTTAGTTCCGAAAATGGGCTCGCAAAGGGCGGAGCTGAGCATCAACCAGATGTTCCCGTGGTTTGGCACCCTCGGTGCACAGGCCGATGCGGCAAGCTTAACGGCAGAAGCCAAATACCAGTCGTTTTTAGATGCCCGGAACCAACTGTATTTCCAGGTTTCGGCTGCATTTTATCCTTTGTTCGAGTTGAAGCGCTGGCAGCAGATCGAGCGGGACAACATCGAAATATTGGAAGCCTATAAATCCATTGCCAACACAAAATTCAAAAACGGGATGGCTCCCATGGTCGATGTGTTGCGCGTAGATATTATGCTGAAAGACGCAGCCACCAACCTCGAAATCCTCAAACAGAAAGAAAAACCCTTGCTTACCACTTTCAACAAACTGCTTAACAGAAATGAAAATGCGGCAGTGGAAATTACCGATTCCTTGGAAATTGAGTTTGTGGTCAACAAAGACCGCAAGGAATCGCTGCTGGCGGAAAACCCGCTTTTGGAGGCGCTCGAATTGAAAGAGCAGGCAAGCAGGGCAAGCGAAATAGCAGCGCAAAAACAAGGTCTACCAAAATTGGGCCTTGGTCTGGGATACATGGTCATGGATAAAAACTCTGGCGGGGACATGACAAACAACGGAAAAGATGTCCTGATGCCCATGGTTTCTGTGAGCATCCCCATTTTCAGGAAGAAATACAGGGCGGCCAAAAAAGAAGCACAGCTCATGCAGGGAAGTTATTCCCTGCAAAAAGAAGAGACCTCAAACATGCTTATTTCAAATTACGAAGCCACCTGGTTCGAACTGCAAAGCCAACATCATTTGATTGAACTGTACGACCAGCAAACAAGGGTATCGGAGCAGGCGCTGAATCTTTTGTTTAGCGCTTATGGTAATTCGGGAAAAGAATTTGAAGAAGTGCTGCGCATGCAACAACAATTGTTGAAATACGAAAAAATGAGGGCAACGGCGCAAGTTCAATATCAGATTGCCCTGGCAAAATTAAAATACATCACGGTAAAATGA